The Ictalurus punctatus breed USDA103 chromosome 28, Coco_2.0, whole genome shotgun sequence DNA window TTTGCCTGGTCACACATATTCAGCATGCTGTTTAGGTGTCTGGACAATAAGTCAGAttattcatttttcacttttataAATTGAACCAGATGCTGCTGTTTCTCAGAGCTTCATAACAAATAATCTACTTAAAATCCAGTTCACAAGTGCCAGACAATCCTGTAaccagagagatagagaaaagTAACAAATGgcaggagtgagtgagagaaacatGTTGAGAAAGAGAGGCAATAAAAaaaggtgggggaggggggcatGGGAGATGAGAGTATGTGTGAGAAGTGTGTTGAGGTGGATGgcttacaacagcagaagaccacattgggttccactcctttcagccaagaacaggaatctgaggtgaTCAATGTCACAGGCTCaatgaaactggacagctgaagaatAGAAAAACATCACTTGGTGTTCAACTGTCctgttttggtgagtctgtgccctcAGACCCTCAAGGATTTTGCAATCGtaaaaattaatgcaaaatcaagcaaacttaGATTTTGCAATCGCAATATTCAGCCCATTTTATATACCccattttccacagatttgggccaagacgtcaTCACATCATTCAGCGGAACCCCTCCTTGATTCATGTGTCatacatgagtacagctaaaaggtcacatttaccagcaaacttcactgtgaaaaactgcaaaacaattttgtgtaaCTGCAATTtgaccaattcaagtagtttttcagggaaaaaaaaacacaaaaaactgcAAGGTGCATTGAAAATTTTGAAAATTCTGCAGcacaatcaagcatttttggctgcatcAATCACAAAAGAAATCCTGGATGGACTGCATGGTTACCttagattcttgttcttggctgacaggagggGAACCTGATGTGCGCTTCTGTTGTTGTAGGCCATCCCCCTCAAGGTttaatgtgttgtgtgttctgagattcTTTTCTACTCACCATGGTTGCAAAGAATGCTTATTTTTAGttacttacattttacatttatggcttTTGGCATTCCCCTAATCTTACTCTTATCTcacttatacaactgagcaattgagagttaagggccttgcccaagggcccaacggtggtagcttggcagtgctagggcttgaactcctgaacTTCTGAACAGTAACCCAgtgcctttaaccactgagccaccagtGCCCCAGTTActagttactatagacttcctgccAGCTCAAGCTAGTCTGGTCATGTTCTTCTGAACTCTGTCATCAGCAAGGTTTTTCCACCTTTAGATCCTCCGCtcattgtatgttttttgtttttttgtaccattctgtgtaaactctacagactgtgAGTTACTGAGattctcaaaccagcccatctggtaccaacaaccatgccactgtTAAAGTCACCGAGATAACACTTTCtgttcattctgatgtttgttgtgaacattaactTAAGCTCTAgacccgtatctgcatgatttacattttttgcattgcgctgctgccacatgatatGCTGATTGgacaactgcatgaatgtgtaggtgCTCCTAAGAAAGTGGATGGTGATTGTATATAAGTTAATAGACAGGGATGTGAAGTTAGAATGAGCACACAGATGTTTTGATCATGTTTTTGTCAGTGGAAGTATTGGTCTAAACAGGGTGTCAACCCTATAGAGATTTGCATTATACTGCTTTCAGTGTACCAAATTTAGCCCAAGGTAAGTCTAGATAATTAGTTAAATCATAGTGTTAAATTGGTGAATTGGTTaaattgtttatccatgatttattttcttgtttttcagGTACCGGTCAATGGGGGCTGGGGTGCATGGGGTGCCTGGGGCCCATGCTCTAGGACCTGTGGCGGTGGGGTTGAGTTTTCTCATCGCGAGTGCACAGATCCAGTGCCACAGAATGGAGGATCCTACTGTGTGGGCCAGAGAGTGAAATACCAGTCCTGCAACATTCAGACCTGCTCAGGAAATCATGGTAACATTTTATTCACACTGTACTCCTACTCTCTCTTCTTTTGGGAACATTGTGCACAGAAATGCTTTTTAGGTAAAAGTTTGTATATTTCACACTTTtacattgttttcattttgcattGGCTCATTAATAGTCTTTTCATTTCACAGGTAAGAGCTTCAGAGAGGAACAGTGTGAGAAATACAACAGTGACCGTTACTTGAACGTGCATGGCAAAATAAAGCAGTGGATCCCAAAGTATACTGGTGTTTCGCCCAGGGATCGGTGCAAACTTTTCTGCAGAGCCAAGCACAGCAACGAATTTAAAGTTTTTGAAGCCAAGGTGCACCTTTCTCAGTAGTCTTTGATTAAATGTTCTTCTAATATATGAAACACATTGACCAGTTCTTCCTCTTTGTATGTAACAAATTATTAACCCTGATATCTGAATCTGATTCCTTTCTTTCCACAGCACTGATGATATTTTTGCACTCCACTAAACTCGAACACATTAATTATTTGCTCTGTAGTAAAATTTGATATCTGAGCCCCTTAATCCCCACAGTCTATTACATCATTTTCCTAATATTGATATTTTGTATATGAAATGTAATTGGTTTACGTGGtcttttaactttaaacactCAAAGACATCTGTTGCTGATGTTGTTGAACAGGTCGTGGATGGTACAACCTGTGGTCCAGATACCACTTCTATCTGTGTCCAGGGACAATGCATCAAGGCTGGCTGTGACCAAGTCATAGGCTCCAATCTTAGGCTGGACAAGTGTGGTGTCTGTGGTGGAGATGGGGCAAGTTGCAGAAAAATCAGTGGCACTCTAAACAAAGCTACGTAAGTGAGGAAAATCTCTGAAAATATTACAGGATTGGAACAGATACATAACTGGAAAAGTGCTTCTACTGGTATAAAAAGAATGAAGCTTTTTTACAAATAGTATTATATTTCTGCAGCTTTGGATACAATGACATAATTACCATTCCTGCTGGGGCCACCAACATTGATGTCAAGCAGCGTAGCCACCATGGCATTAAGCATGATGGTAACTACCTGGCAGTGAAGGCTGAGGATGAAACCTACATTCTCAATGGGAATTTCTCGGtatccacagctgaacaggacATACCAGTGCGTGGTGCTGTCCTTCGATACAGTGGCTCATCCACTACCCTTGAGCGGCTTCTCAGCTTCCAGGTTCTACAGCAAACAATCACCATCCAGCTTCTGTCAACAGCAGGTGACACCTCACCACCCAGGGTTAAATACACCTTCTACCTGCCCCGGGATCTTCCATTCACCAAGCCAGATGCAGACAGGAGCCTCTCCCCACATGTCATCCTGCCATTTGGAGGAGCCGAATGGGTCCTGGGTGAGTGGTCCGAATGCTCTAAGAGCTGTGGTTCTGGCTGGTCCAGGAGGAGTGTTGAGTGTCAGAACAGAACAGGAGCCTCATCTTTCTCATGCGACATGGAGCTGCGGCCAATTGACATCCGACCGTGTGGTGATCTGCCTTGTCCTGTATGGCAGATGGGACAATGGTCAGCCTGCTCTCGGACTTGTGGTGCTGGTGAGCGCCGACGCAGCGTGCGGTGCATAGACTACACAGGCAAGACCGTGGAGCCAGAGAAGTGTAACCCAGATAAGCGGCCAGAGGCTGTTTCCACGGAGTGCTTTTACCAGGACTGTTAAAACAGACTGTTCCCTGCAACAAAGAACAGGGGCAGGTGGTGGCAGAGGTCTAAGATCCATAGGGCAGGTAGTGGAGGAGAGAGCTATTAACCCAACAACCTCCCTTTTAAATAGGAAGCTGACCATGCTTCAGAAGCAAGCTAGGAAATTGTACCATACAAAATGGATACAAAAATCACCTGTCAAGCCTAAAAATTGCATTAGATATGAGGTTTCATATATATGATTAATTTTCATTGTTATTTTTCTAATATAACTTTtaatagggatgtcacgataccaaaaatctagtaatcggtaccgataccaccaaaagtacacgatactcgataccaaagtcgataccatggtgtggtatgaatataacattaaaaaaataaaataaaaaaaaactctcctggaggacatcctcctctggctgatactggcaaagagagcgagagagggagagagagggagagagagaaaggggggtggggggagagggagggtattttagttatcaaacactgacaATGAGTCTccggaggtgcactcctaaatgtGCGtgtgcacagacacacagacacacacacacacacacacacacacacactccttatactctgaatgcaagcattagtttaaattccctgatatggtggcaggccaaaaagatttattaaaagcatgaacatgtgaataattattagcgacattaggctacatttagctgacagaacacgggctgaatggcgatgcatggtggtccattggGTGGTAGTGTATAACATCGCAATGCGTTagtgtcgttaacaaataactggctatcgcaaacattacatggagcataacgttagctgttTCATggcaacaatgccagctgcctcaaacaaatataatataggaccgtctttcaggtacttcgccaaattccaagtgtttcctcgctttgtttgaaatgaacgatagcattgGTTGCACACCCGAAATCGATACTAGCTTTGCTCTCAATGAGTCGGGGCGGAggtaaacttgttaagctaagctaaacttctgtagtttttcccgtgtgctcaTAGgtgttcctcttcttcttcaccacttgtggactgtctaaaacacttgcgcgtatttgctgcccgcATCAGGTCCGAAAGAATTGCAACCTCTGTACTTTCGGTACTTTCGTTACAACGGTACTGAtactactgcagaaaaacaagtaccgtcatgttttaagaatgttggtaccaacTTGGTACTGAAGTATCGGTTCTAGTGACATCCCTAACTTTTATTCATCTAACcagtattaaatatattttcctgcCCCACTGAGATCTACCTCAAACCATAAAAATGTTGTAATACTAAAGGAAAGGATTCTGTTTTAAACTTTACTACAAAGGAATATTACCTTTGCAAAAACCTGCTGAATTTTATTCAAATATGACTGGTCAAATACCTCCATTTTCATGCATTTCAGTCCACATCAGACTGATAGATTATCTAACTGAGTCAAAATGTAAAGCTACCTGAGATATGAACATACTGGCTTCACAAGTAGGAGAGTTCCTCTCTTTAGGCTTAATCCAAATCCAACTGCCTTTTTAGTAGATAATAATTCATACACATGCTTATGCGCTATTTcacatgtttaatttatttgccAGTGTGTTTATTAACTGTCAACACTTCTCATAACTTAATGCTGcgtgaaatatttcagatttaTGCATTTCAACACTGGAATTTAGTACAGTCCTTAGCTACATAGGGATAAACAGACATCATCTAGGCCAATGTGAGAGCTATTGAATAGTGAGGGCATTTAACGTCTAAGTATCTGATTTTAACATTTGTCTGCTTTCTTTTAAAATTATCAAGCTGCTTTCTACTTTGTTACAGAGTCACAATGAACTTACTCGATCTAGACGATAAACTCTATTTGGTACTATAGCCAGGCCATCATAGCCTCAATCTTTTCTAAAGCCACCTTTTACTATGTGTTTTCTATCACCATCCTTAGTTACACAAAACAAAGTCAAAGTCCTCTGGAGAAAAGTATTTTTCAACTTGTATTGCCTGGGAATTAGTAGTAAAGAAAAATCTGAATCTAGTCTTATAAGGGAGTGTAGAGCAAAGAGAGTGATGACCCTTCACAATTGAATAAAAGGCTCTTTTTTCAGAAATAGGTCAAATCATTTCAGAGTTTTGAGCTTAAAAGTAATGAGTATTAGAACAACAGTGAAATCAAAAGTAGacagtatataataaattataaacaattTAATTGGACAAGCTGCTTTCCAAGAGTGTGACCTCATTGatacatttcactgtttgtatcactccGCTTGTCTGTGTTCACTACATAAAATGCCAATTCTAGCAACAGTTTGTTACATTGAAACCATTACTTCACTCACTAcagtctgtcagtcagtctgtctgttGCATAGCAACACGCACCACACTATCCAcctgtggcttctttgggaacGATTTTCGTTGacgaaacaaaaataaacaacatatttggccatattttgtctgaaatgtcagttactctatattaatttcttgtttatagagctgttgtataaaagcaacatCACACTCACAGCTGTGCTGTTGTACTAAATATCAGCATTACTGTGATTACCAGTGGCCAAATCACagctgtgctgatattcagtataaagtCTTGTTATATTGTGACATTGCTTAAATGTTTGCCTCTCTGCTCAGACcccagaagaaaaaataaaacaaccacATAAAACCCAAATTGAAATGTGTTAGTCCAGAGATTTGCATTCCTTCTGAATGAGGTGTTCTGAAATTATGTAGATCTGAAACTAGAGCACTCTATCCCTTCAGTGAAGGTCTGTATGATGCTATTGTTGTAGCTTCCTTtttaaggtattttttttttctaacttaAAACACCcaagttgtgttttatttcttgttgCTGTTGTCTGTCCTATATAACTGATATGAACTGAAATCATTAATTAAATGTGTTTGAACATGTTCAGTATGTTGTTTTATTTGGTGTGATACCTGAGTAAAACCAAACCTTATATTTcctgtaatcacacacacatacacacacacacatacacatacacatacaaatatacatatatacatatacatatacatatatatatatatatatatatatatatatatatatatatatatttcctttcATGACGCTGATAACTTTAACTGTCAAAGTCATCATGTCGTCCTGTCTATATAAATGCACTTGTACAGATTAGGATCAATTAGATTAAACGTGGTTCCACatcctatgtagtgcacttaaagCAGGAGCTATTTGGAAATTAGCCGGAGCGTTTTGGGCTCGTCAGTCAAAGTAGATATCCTGAGGGCTACGCGAACGGCATGCTGGGATAGAAGATGTAAACATCAACTGGGCCAGGAAAGGAGCTGTAGCTCCGATacggaaatatttttttttatataccgGATACGTTTATAAAGACTTTTCTCAGTACAAGTTATATCAGTTAGTTACGGCGTACAGGAATGTGACATTTTTTCCtcgaaagaaagggagagaactCCTGTGAAACCGCAGCACCAATGATACCACTGCCGAACTAGCTAGCCTGCGCTAATATGGATAGCTCGCTGGTTAGCTTCATGCTCACGTAATTTTTCACCAACCGTCGTGTTTATCCTGCTTTCGTTTAAAAGGTGAGTAAATGAGACTTTTATACACCGTGTACAGAACATGTCATTGCTGGGCCGTGAAAAGAATCAAGACTTTTAAAGGTCGGCGTCACATAACGTTACTCACCTAGCAAGCTAAAGACTTAGCCAGCCAGCTAGTTATAGGAGGTTGTGGCTATTTTTAATTATCCGTAACATTTCGTGAGAGACTTACCAGCAGTTTTATTGGCTGAAATTATACGCggttttctatttattttatggGTCTTACGTTGTTAAAAGACGTGGTTTTAATTTTGTCTGAGCGTCGCCTCGAACTAAGCTGAAATATCATAGGAAATTAACAGGTgctaaaaataatgaatattctTAAACGCGCGCACAGACCCGCGGGCTGATCTGAGAGAAGCTCGTGCTGTTTTGACTGGAGGCAAGTTTACTGTTCAGGATCGGCGCGTAAACAAAAGCAGCTCGCGCACAGAGCCACGCCCCTTGAACTTTCCCTAAGCAGGCCTTCTCACAAGACCTCAATCCACAAGTTACGGATCGTTTTTTACACATGGGCAGTGGCGTTAAACAAAATATCTGTGtcatgtgtaaatgtctgtaggTCCATGTCCAACCTCTtgagaatacattttttttattatttcagtcTGTTTACCAAGCCGCCCTACCACCTTTACAGGCTTTGGTAAAATAATACCGCGAGGTATGTTTGTTACAACACCTGTTACCCTCTGTATATTTGCCTTCAGCCTGTGATGATCTTTGCCTTATACCTCAGCACTGTTGAAATGTTGAACACTGaccacgtttacatggacagcggtaatctaattattgaccttattctgaataagacaatattgtgattaaggtgtttacatgagttgcttttagaatactccctTCATGTTCCtcttttacatgttatagaacatagagcgattaacggcatACGTCAttacgccgtccgacgttccctccagaatttcacctatcaacatacagttcatcttctttatggtaccgtatacagttttgggtgtttcatttaaaatttttacgaaagcttcaagtgcagttaattatttgttatgctatacatgctaataggcgactgcttgaagctgtggctgtgtccgaaaccgcatacttacctactatatagtagctgaaatacatgtatttcacctactatatactatatagcagttaagtacgcggtttcggacgtaGCTgtactctcttgtttgccgtcaaacggttgagcgctgctgtgtgtgtgtcctgtcgcaaaatgcggtgaaaactcccacacaacgttaatattgtgattaaagtgagtacatgtctataatgcgcctaaaataggaatactccacacatcttaattcgatttgtttTTACTTCGAGTTTGACTTTAGCTgtattaaggtaatcaataattgctgcttacatggtagtttctttatcagagtattgtcttaattggaTTAATATCGgtttattgttgtccatgtaaacatactgactgattggtcagaagatgttgatcagttttctataacagtagagCTGGCTGTAATTAAAATCACATGCTTATATTAATCTGCTCGTtctaatgttgttttttctatagtaacagcttacctACAGGATCTTGTATAGCAGGTGCTTCACTTtgtgttttctggtttctcagtaacatgacaagctactttttatattttgttagcTATgcgagatggaaaaaaaaaagaggaaacgACTGTTTATGGCTGCTATAAAGCAACTGAACTTTTTCAAATGCTTACAACCTTAAATGTAagaataaacagttaaaaagtatggcatcatttattaacaaattcaaaattgtAGTCGTTGGCAACTTGTTGTGGTTTgagtaataaaacactctggTAATGTCACTCTAACCGGTCACTATTTTTGATAATTTTCTAAAATTACGGCCCGTCTGTGGTCTTTACTCACATCTATCTTTTAAAACAAACTGCTGTGTATTATTTAAATGGCTTGGTTTGATATCATAATGAAATCCGATACTGATATCACAGCAATGAATATTGGCCATCAAATTATTTTTGTCCAATACTGACAACCTTTCAGTAAGCCTCTGTTGCAATGTTATGCAGAACATTAGAGGTGCGAAGGAAGTGGTCTTTAAGACAATTTATGTCCTCAGTATAAAAGCCAGGTGCATTGTCAGTCAATAACAAACATTCAtgccataaaatacatcagtggtTTAGAATATACAGAGTATAGGTAAAATCTAAATTGTTCCAATAACAACACTCAGTCTAATCCTACTGCACATTACCTTTAATTAAATATAGTGCGGGAATGCTTTCAAAAATACCATTATGATTTTGAATCTAtgcatgcctttttttttctttctttttttttttttttctgctttatcTGTCAGCTTTCCCCTCAGCATTAGTCATTCTTTTGCCATGGAAGAGTAGGATACTACATGTCTTTCTGCACACAAATATTGAGTTCCAAAATAATTTCCAAACTCGATTACAATTAGTCAGCCACACTCTTGAAAAACCATTAAATGTAAGTTTCTAACTCTGATGCACACTAAGTATGGATTATTTTTCACTTGTGTTTTGAGAAGATAGCTTCTAAGCATGTCCCATTGCTCAGCTAAATGTCATCTGAATCAGGCAGCAGTGATACTAAACAGATCTTAGTATCACTATTCTACAGTTTATTTGAGCGTAATAGTACTACAGCATCTCCATgttggacattccacaacacatAGTGTCCGTGTTTTCCCTTAGCGTCATACGGATTCCAGTTTAAGAAAACTCAGTCATAGGGATCAGTGGAATGTAAAtatgtctccctccctctctatctgtctctctctgttcctttctctatccctctctctctttttctctccacgACATGCTTGTTAGGGCTAGATTGAAAGATGGTTCTCCAGACTTAACAGGATCCAGCAATTCACTTGCATGAGTTGTTGTtaggaaataattttttttttttttccttgcttgGGTCATGTTATAATCTtacttttatgtatttatagcCTATTGTCCCACctacaattttaataaatgttcgTCTGCTTTCCCCCAAGTTAGGGTTCCCAGaaattttataaatttaaatagttattttaattAACTTTAACACCAGGCACACTAGAGTCACATGTGGTGTTCATGTCACATGTGGCTCATATTACAGCACAGTTGAGTGAGCATGAATGTAAAAGAGCTAAAGCAGCAGCACTTTGGGAAGGGTCAagtttgtaaataatttacatttatctcatttggcagatgcccttatccagagcaatttacatttatctcctttatacaactgagcagttgagggttaagggccttgctcaaggtcccagcagtgctgggatttgaactcatgactgCTCAGTGGTAGCAATGGTGGCAATTTAGTGGGGTAATAGTTGGGTtttgatttaaaacataaaGCTGTGGATCAGGTCAAGCATGGAAAGAATGTTCATACATTGCAATATTTCTGTAGTAAAAGAAGAAaatttgcattgttttttttccacatgagaTGTTCACTGTTTCTTTTTTAGTGAAGCCATTAGTATTTTAGCAGCCGTTCTATTaaatctctttctgtctccaaGGAAATCCAACCTTTATCACTGATGAAGATGGGAGTGAAGACGTTTACCCACAATTCACCCAGTCACAGCCAGGAGCTGTTGGACAAGCTCAATGCACTGCGCAGTGAGGGCCACTTCTGCGATGTTACTATCCGTGTTCAGGGCCAGCTTTTCTCTGCCCACAAGGTAGTGCTGGCTTGCTGCAGCGACTTTCTCAAAGCTAAGCTCTCGGGGAAGCCAAGTGAGGATGAAGCCAGCACAGAGGACAATAAGGCAGTTTTGGACCTCCACCATGTCACTGTAGCAGGCTTTGCTCCACTGCTGGAATACGCCTACACATCTACACTGTCTATCAGCACAGAGAACATTATCGATGTCCTGGCTGCCGCCAGCTACATGCAGATGTTTGCAGTGGCCAACACCTGCTCAGAATTCATGAAGTCCAGCATCTTGTGGAACTCGACCTCAGCTTCCAGCAACACTGCCACTCTTCACCGGCCCCAGGAAGCTCCAGAAGGTGCGACAACTTGCACTCTGACTCCACTAGATGCCCTATCACCCTCGCCGGTGTCTTCAGAATGCAGTGCACCTGAGCGGCCCGTCCCTGTGTGCCGTGAGTCGCGCCGCAAACGTAAAGGCTTCACTAGCCCACAACCAacctcctcatcctcaccacAAGTCCCAAATCCTTCACCTTCATCGTCTTCCTTCCCTGAGAGCTCTGCTCAGACCCTGGAACCCTCCCTTGCATTTTCATGGACTTACCCATTTGGTGTAGATCGCCGCTTCACTTCAGAAAAGGCCAAACTTCCTGAGGGGTTGCTGGAGTCTAGTGGACCATCCGGACAAGACGGAGGCAGCCGGGCATTGGTGGAATACTTGTCCTGTGAAGGCCCTCGGGCACTGGGTGTGGGTGGGACGGCCGTGgtagaagaggaagaggaggatgtgCAAGTGAAGGTGGAAAGGCTAAGCGATGAAGAAGCACACGAGGAGGCATCGCAGCCAGTCAGCGCCTCACACAGCTCACTGACCGACCAGCAAACTGTGCCTGGCAGTGAACACACCCACGAGGATCTGCTCATCAGCCCTCAGTCTTCATCCATAGGTATGATACTTTTAGTGGCCCAACCCCTTATTCTACCTATGTTTACAcagcttattatttttattattattattattattattgtgatttatttaaaaatgtgctcACAAGCACCCTTTTTGGTTATCTACTACAAGTTCAGTATACCTTGCAATACCTATGCAATGAGTGATAAAGGCAGTAGGGCTACAACAAacgattatttttattaattgaatctgttgatttgttttttaattgactAATCCAACCATTATTCCCTATTCCAATtacaataatta harbors:
- the zbtb44 gene encoding zinc finger and BTB domain-containing protein 44 isoform X1, giving the protein MKMGVKTFTHNSPSHSQELLDKLNALRSEGHFCDVTIRVQGQLFSAHKVVLACCSDFLKAKLSGKPSEDEASTEDNKAVLDLHHVTVAGFAPLLEYAYTSTLSISTENIIDVLAAASYMQMFAVANTCSEFMKSSILWNSTSASSNTATLHRPQEAPEGATTCTLTPLDALSPSPVSSECSAPERPVPVCRESRRKRKGFTSPQPTSSSSPQVPNPSPSSSSFPESSAQTLEPSLAFSWTYPFGVDRRFTSEKAKLPEGLLESSGPSGQDGGSRALVEYLSCEGPRALGVGGTAVVEEEEEDVQVKVERLSDEEAHEEASQPVSASHSSLTDQQTVPGSEHTHEDLLISPQSSSIGSMDEGVTEGLQSIQGTPNTTGHMEEDERLENVQYPYHLYISPSTRPGLNGPERPFQCPTCGVRFTRIQNLKQHMLIHSGIKPFQCDRCGKKFTRAYSLKMHRLKHEGKRCFRCQICSATFTSFGEYKHHMRVSRHIIRKPRIYECKTCGAMFTNSGNLIVHLRSLNHEASELANYFQTSEFLLPDYLSHMQEEEEENLAHFEMTEQAFDVTATSSSSSSSVQTPVISQVSSTMNYDSRSSASMAQNSPGSRAGHGSEEGTAGEEAKNGIVLTSLPELEKEEKEKEGEGQNQKKALVSITIE
- the zbtb44 gene encoding zinc finger and BTB domain-containing protein 44 isoform X2, producing MKMGVKTFTHNSPSHSQELLDKLNALRSEGHFCDVTIRVQGQLFSAHKVVLACCSDFLKAKLSGKPSEDEASTEDNKAVLDLHHVTVAGFAPLLEYAYTSTLSISTENIIDVLAAASYMQMFAVANTCSEFMKSSILWNSTSASSNTATLHRPQEAPEGATTCTLTPLDALSPSPVSSECSAPERPVPVCRESRRKRKGFTSPQPTSSSSPQVPNPSPSSSSFPESSAQTLEPSLAFSWTYPFGVDRRFTSEKAKLPEGLLESSGPSGQDGGSRALVEYLSCEGPRALGVGGTAVVEEEEEDVQVKVERLSDEEAHEEASQPVSASHSSLTDQQTVPGSEHTHEDLLISPQSSSIGSMDEGVTEGLQSIQGTPNTTGHMEEDERLENVQYPYHLYISPSTRPGLNGPERPFQCPTCGVRFTRIQNLKQHMLIHSGIKPFQCDRCGKKFTRAYSLKMHRLKHEVSSSSQTT